CCGAAATCTTAGCCTCGTCCCAGTTGAGCACGTCACCAACAGGGGCTTGGAATAGCATGTGGGCGCGAGTAGCATCAGCACCGTATTTCGAGATGAACTCTGAGGGGTCGACCCCGTTGTAttttgactttgacatcTTCTCGAAAGAGACATTAGCCGTTTTGCCAGATGATACCACCTTGGGCTGGTTGGGATCAGTcaggtcaacttcatcgGGCTTGAGGAAGCGGCCGTTGTCAGGGTTGATGTATGTTCTGCCATGGACCATACCCTGAGTGATGAGGCGCTTGAAAGGCTCCGCAGACTTGTGGGTTTCCTCGTTGTATTGAGGAAGCAGAGGGGTTGACGCCAAAAacttgaagatgaagcgggaataaagaagatggagaatCGCATGCTCGATACCCCCGATATAGGTATCAACGGGAAGTGTTCTGCCCGCTTCAGGAGAAAATAGCTGTTCCTGGTTATGGGGATCAGCAAACCGAGCATAGTACCAGCTTGAGTCAACGAATGTATCCATGGTGTCTGTATCTCGTCGAGCAGGGCTGTGGCACGTGGGACAAGTCGTATTGACAAATTCAGGAGACGACTCCAGTGGACTTCCATTACGCGTCTCTGCCCAGTCCACATCAGGAAGCTTTACAGGAAGCTGTTCGTCTGGCACAGGAACCGGGCCACAGGAGTCGCAGTGAATGATGGGAATAGGAGTGCCCCAGTACCGTTGTCGGCTGATCAACCAGTCTCGGAGACGCCACTTCTCGACAGGCTTTGCAAGAtcagccttctcaagcaGCTTGACAATTTCTTCGCCAGCAGCCACTGAattcttgcccttgaaggAACCACTATGTTCGGTCATAACGCCATGCTCGACAAAAGGCTCGTTCTTCATAGCTGTTGTTGACTCATCCTCTGATGCAGAGAGAACTTGTCGGACTGGCACATCGTAGTGATGTTCCTTCCAGAACGCATTATCCCGCAAATCGTGGCCAGGAACACCCATAACTGCGCCTTCACCATAATCACCCAAGACATATGGCGCAACATAAACAGGCAGCGAGACCTTGGTGGCATCGGGAGTCTCCTCATGATACGCAAGTGGGTTAATAGCCCGCAGGTGAGGTAACAAATAGCCAACCTTGGAATCCGCAGGCAGACCAgggatgatgtcgatgaaaGCTTGTAGTTCAGGATCCGAAGCGGCGAGCTTAGCTACGATTGGATGACTGGCAGCAAGAGCCACATACTGAACGCCAAAGAGTGTATCAGGTCGAGTGGTGAATACTTCGATCGCTGCATGAATATCGTGGCCCATGGCTAGAACGGGGAATTTGACTGAAGCGCCGGTTGATTTACCCAGCCAATTCTTCTGCTGAGCCAGAACTCTCTCCGGCCAAGCATTTTCCTTTGCAAGtgcctcaagctcctcgagaaGGGCTTCACGGAACTCAGAGATGCGGAAAAACCATTGCTTGAGTTTGcgcttctcgaccttgacaCCGGACCTCCACGAGTTGCCATTAGCATCAACCTGCTCGTTTGCAAGGACTGTTTTATCCACAGGGTCCCAGTTGACCTCAGCTTCGGCTTGGTAGGCAAGACCTCTTTCGTGCAACATGAGGAATAGCTTCTGTGTGTGTTTGTAGAAGCCGGGATCACATGTTGACAGCTCCTATAAGGTAGATTAGAACGGGAATCATGATCTATATGAGGGAGAACCTACACGATCCCAATCCCAACTCCCATTCATGAGTTCCAACtgctccttcatcttggccatgTTACTTCTTGTCCATTTTTCTGGGGCAACTCCTCGTTCAATTGCAGCGTTCTCAGCTGGTAGACCGAAGGCATCCCATCCCATAGGTAACATGACTTTTTCGCCCCTTAGTGTTCGGAATCGAGCGACGACATCGGCAATGGAGTATACTCGCAAGTGACCCAAATGGAGTGTGCCCGAGGGATATGGAAACATTGGCAGCACATAATGTTTATCTTGGCCATTTGTCCCCTTTTCGGAGACTTTGAAAGTCTCATTAGTCTCTCTCCACCTCTGGCGCCATTTTTCGTCTATTGAGGTAAGGTCGATAGCGTAGAATCGTCGTGAGATTGCTCCAAGAGTCGCAGTCTTGGTGTGGGCGATTATCGGATGTCGAATTGAGCTGGAGGAGAGACTAGACAAAGCACGCCGAGCCGTGGCGCAGCTCATGAGCCTTTGGTGCAACAATGGCATTGGTACGTAGGCATGATACGATCCAGAATCGCATCAATTGGGTCGACCTGGGTGTAGATGTTTACACTTGAGATTTGAAGCTCTGTGTTCTGCAAGCGATAGTAAGGTGGTTGAAATTTAAAGCTCGGGCCACGCCGGTACATGGGTCACCACTTACACGATAGCCGTCTCCATGTACCGTTGGGTGCGTCATGGCTGCTAACGTCCAGTGGCCAACCCGAGAACGGTCGCTGAAGGCCGCTAACAATTCAGTGTGCAAAATGATGTACCCCGCTAGTATGTAGTATGGATGCCCCGCCACAAAACTCATCCCCTCCACGATCTAGAATAAAGAAAAGGGACCCCGACGTCTTCGACTCGACTTGTCTCGTCTCACTCCGAGTTATCTCCTTGAGTCGAGAGCCCCTCCCCTCTTCGGTCTGAGAACGATAGCTCTTAATCGATAAGAGATAGCGACAAGCCAGCTTTGAGCTAACTGCCCTTTCCAGCATTGCATCTCCCCTCCGCTTCTAGTCAATCATCAACGATTCGGCAGTTCAAGTACCCCCCGACGATATCCGTCCAACTTCGAGTCTACAACTTTCTCAATTCACATATTACGAATAAACGCGAATCATTGAACCATTAAGATAGCTCCCACCGTCCGTCGCAATGGACAAGATCACCGATCGCATCGCTGCTCTGCCAGCTGATGGCACATACTTCTCTCTCGAATTCTTCCCGCCCAAGACCGCCATGGGCTTCTCCAACTTGCGAGACCGTCTTCACCGAATGGAGCGTGCCCTTCGGCCGCTCTTTGTGAATGTCACTTGGGGTGCGGGTGGCAGTACATCCCAAAAATCACTTGAATTGGCCGAGTTGTGTCAGAGAGAGGTTGGACTTACAACTTGCCTGCACCTGACATGCACCAATATGAGCAAGAAACTGATCGATGAGGCGCTTTCAGATGCGAAAGCACTGGGAATCAGAAACATTTTGGCCCTGCGAGGTGATCCCCCACGAAGAGAAGAATACCGCGACCCAGAAGATTCTGAGGATGACGGAGGCCAGGACTTCAACTGGGCTGTTGACCTGGTCAGATATATCCGCAAGACACATGGAGACTACTTCTGTATTGGTGTCGCAGCTTACCCCGAGGGACATGCCGAAGAGAGCCATCCTCTCGGGCAAAGCTTGGAGCATGATCTTCCTTACCTTGTGCAAAAGGTGCAGGCTGGTGCCGACTTCATCCAAACCCAGCTTTTCTTCGACATTGAAGCATACGAGCACTTCGAGACCACTCTACGAGAACACCCCAGCGGTGCCTTTAAGGGAATCCCCATTATTCCAGGACTTATGCCCATCCAGAGCTACCAGATGATCAAGCGCACAACCAAGCTAAGCCATGCCAAAATTCCAGACCATCTCCTCGCACGCCTCGACGCTGTCAAAGGTGATGATGAACGGGTAAAGATGGTCGGCGTGGATATCATCAGTGAATTGATAGACAGaatcaaggccatcaagtccaagacaCCGGGTCCAAAAGGCTTCCACTTTTACACGCTCAACCTGGAGAAGGCCGTATCCTTCATCCTGGAGCGGGCGAATCTCATCCCCGACCCTCCAGAGAacgaagaagccatcgcaGTGGACGAACTAGCCATTCCCTCGCTACAGATCAATGGCAGCGCCAACATGCGTTCTAGCAGCCACTCCCGCTCCCGGCAGTCAAGAAGACATTCTTCTGTTGCCTCAGACCCCCACAATCGTGTGATTGTTGGTGATAGGCCAGCGATATATCCTGAATGGGAGGCTACTGGACAGGAGGCCGGCGTGCGTGCCGAAGCAATCAATACCCGTGCAAACACTCTCGCCATTTCGGAGGGCGAAGGCGTTTTGGGTCGTGAGGCGACATGGGATGACTTTCCTAACGGTCGTTTTGGTGACGCCCGATCCCCCGCCTATGGTGAGATTGACGGATACGGCGTAAGCCTCCATATGTCTGTAACACAGGCTGTCAAACTTTGGGGTTACCCCAAGACACGGCAGGATATCAACGACCTGTTTGTCAAGCATATTCGGGGAGAGCTCTCCGCCATCCCCTGgagtgaggaggagcttcGGGCTGAGAGTTCAACTATTCAACCTAACCTCCTGCAACTCAATCGCAAGGGCTGGTGGACTGTCGCTTCGCAGCCTGCCGTCAACGGCTTGCGATCCAGCGACGGCACCTTTGGCTGGGGTCCACCCAACGGATTTGTCTTTCAGAAGTCGTTCGTCGAATTCTTCATCCCCGCCAATGAATGGGACACTCTCAAGGCTAAGCTCGCATCGCCGGAGCT
This genomic stretch from Fusarium oxysporum f. sp. lycopersici 4287 chromosome 5, whole genome shotgun sequence harbors:
- a CDS encoding methylenetetrahydrofolate reductase (NADPH) codes for the protein MDKITDRIAALPADGTYFSLEFFPPKTAMGFSNLRDRLHRMERALRPLFVNVTWGAGGSTSQKSLELAELCQREVGLTTCLHLTCTNMSKKLIDEALSDAKALGIRNILALRGDPPRREEYRDPEDSEDDGGQDFNWAVDLVRYIRKTHGDYFCIGVAAYPEGHAEESHPLGQSLEHDLPYLVQKVQAGADFIQTQLFFDIEAYEHFETTLREHPSGAFKGIPIIPGLMPIQSYQMIKRTTKLSHAKIPDHLLARLDAVKGDDERVKMVGVDIISELIDRIKAIKSKTPGPKGFHFYTLNLEKAVSFILERANLIPDPPENEEAIAVDELAIPSLQINGSANMRSSSHSRSRQSRRHSSVASDPHNRVIVGDRPAIYPEWEATGQEAGVRAEAINTRANTLAISEGEGVLGREATWDDFPNGRFGDARSPAYGEIDGYGVSLHMSVTQAVKLWGYPKTRQDINDLFVKHIRGELSAIPWSEEELRAESSTIQPNLLQLNRKGWWTVASQPAVNGLRSSDGTFGWGPPNGFVFQKSFVEFFIPANEWDTLKAKLASPELQDPVCFYASNARGDYLSSDNSDHVNGSTEAGPSTNAVTWGVFPGKEIITPTIIEEVSFRAWSEEAFGIWGEWAKVYGRGSESEKLLSGIKDDYWLVNVIHHDFVEKDALWQLLLS
- a CDS encoding leucyl-tRNA synthetase, mitochondrial, with amino-acid sequence MPLLHQRLMSCATARRALSSLSSSSIRHPIIAHTKTATLGAISRRFYAIDLTSIDEKWRQRWRETNETFKVSEKGTNGQDKHYVLPMFPYPSGTLHLGHLRVYSIADVVARFRTLRGEKVMLPMGWDAFGLPAENAAIERGVAPEKWTRSNMAKMKEQLELMNGSWDWDRELSTCDPGFYKHTQKLFLMLHERGLAYQAEAEVNWDPVDKTVLANEQVDANGNSWRSGVKVEKRKLKQWFFRISEFREALLEELEALAKENAWPERVLAQQKNWLGKSTGASVKFPVLAMGHDIHAAIEVFTTRPDTLFGVQYVALAASHPIVAKLAASDPELQAFIDIIPGLPADSKVGYLLPHLRAINPLAYHEETPDATKVSLPVYVAPYVLGDYGEGAVMGVPGHDLRDNAFWKEHHYDVPVRQVLSASEDESTTAMKNEPFVEHGVMTEHSGSFKGKNSVAAGEEIVKLLEKADLAKPVEKWRLRDWLISRQRYWGTPIPIIHCDSCGPVPVPDEQLPVKLPDVDWAETRNGSPLESSPEFVNTTCPTCHSPARRDTDTMDTFVDSSWYYARFADPHNQEQLFSPEAGRTLPVDTYIGGIEHAILHLLYSRFIFKFLASTPLLPQYNEETHKSAEPFKRLITQGMVHGRTYINPDNGRFLKPDEVDLTDPNQPKVVSSGKTANVSFEKMSKSKYNGVDPSEFISKYGADATRAHMLFQAPVGDVLNWDEAKISGVTRWLQRLHDQIVAIAAETADQTTTAREYLVEKHKGLGSASTEELKQWDAEGAIWRHLQRTITSITTSYEEVYSLNTAVSDLMILTNTLAENDAASPIVKHEAARALISMMAPITPAFAEECWALLCPSASSIFSSTSFPVPDNSLAELVRPRIQPCAVQVNGKVRGVVDIPAPPAELSGDELRDWMVREILATKEGAARFSEGPYDLRAAKRAIPVRGGKTINFVLK